The genomic stretch CATCGAGCTCACCAACCTGGAGCGCGTCGGCGCGTGGGTGAAGGGGCGAGGTCTGATCGAGGATGGAGGGTTGCGGATCCCGACGCTCCGGCGGCTCCCGTCACAAGCGGCTGACGGAAGCGGCGACATCATCTTTTCTCCCGCGCGAGCTACGCGCACGAGGAACGCCGGCTTCGCGACGCGCGGCCTGCCGCGATTCGAGTCGGTCGCCCCGGTGGAGCAGGTGCTCGAGCTGATCGAGCGCGCCCGCGCCGATGCCGGGCCGCGCCCGCTCGACATCCACCGCAACCCGTGCGATATTACCGAGTTGGGCCGGGCTGGCCCGCCTTCAACCCCAAGCACAGTGGCAGACGATGGCAACCGTTGACCTCGCGACCGGCGGCGCGCCGCTGACGGTCCTCAGCGAAGACGAGCAGATGTTCCGCGACCTGGTGCGCGGTTTTGCGGAGGAAAGCGTCCGCCCCCTCGTCCACGAGATGGACGAGCACCAGAAGATGTCCACCGACCTCATCCCCCAGTTCTTTGAGATGGGGCTGATGGGGATCGAGGTGCCCGAGGAGCACGGCGGCACCGGCGCCTCCTTCTTCACCGCCGCGCTCGTGGTGGAGGAGCTCAGCCGCGTGGACGCCAGCGTGGGCGTCTTCGTCGACGTGCAGAACACCCTCGTCAACAACGCCTTCCTGCGCTGGGGGAGCGAGGCGCTCAAGGCCAAGTACCTCCCGCAGCTCTCCGCCGAAAAGGTGGGCGCCTACGCCCTCTCCGAGGCCGGCTCCGGCTCCGACGCCTTCGCGCTCACCACGAAGGCGGTGAAGGCGGACGGCGGGTTCCGCGTCACGGGCCGCAAGCTGTGGATCACCAACGGCGGCGAGGCGGAGATCTTCATCGTCTTCGCCAACGCCGATCCGTCGGCCGGCTACAAGGGGATCACGGCGTTCATCGTGGAGAAGGGCTTCGACGGCTTCGCGGTCGGCAAGAAGGAGGACAAGCTCGGCATCCGCGCCTCGTCCACCACCGAGCTGATCCTGGAAGACGTCTTCGTCCCCGACGAGAACGTGCTGGGCGAGGTGGGCAAGGGCTACAAGACGGCCATCGAGACGCTCAACGAGGGCCGCATCGGCATCGGCGCGCAGATGATCGGGATCGGGCAGGGGGCGCTGGACGCCACGGTGAAGTACGTGCAGGAGCGCGAGCAGTTCGGCAAACGCATCGCCGACTTCCAGGGCGTGCAGTTCCAGCTCGCGCAGATGGCCACCGAGCTGGAGGCCGCGCGCCTGATGGTGTACAACGCCGCCCGCCTCAAGGATGCCGGCCTTCCCTTCCTGCAGGAAGCGGCGATGGGCAAGCTCTTCTCGTCGCAGGTCGCGCAGAAGATCACCTCCACCTGCGTGGACCTGTACGGCGGCTACGGCTTCACCCGCGAGTACCCGGTGGAGAAGTTCTACCGCGACTCCAAGATCGGCTCCATCTACGAAGGCACCAGCAACATGCAGCTCCAGACGATCGCGAAGGGGCTGATGAAGTAAACTGCTGGGGCGTCAACACAGAGCCGTAGAGGGGACTTCAAGATGAAAAGGAGAGAACTGCCGGATGGCGGTTCTCTCCTTTCTCTATCTACCCACTTACCGGCGATCCCTTGGCCACAACTGTAGAGCACGTTCTAACAGCTGTTCAGAACGCGTCTCGATAGCGTCTTCATCCCAGTTTTCGAACTTGTACAGCTGCTGGGTAATGGGAAGCAACGCGTGGACGAGTAGTTCCGGTTTCTTCACAGACCACGACGAATTCGAGACGGCGGAGTTGAGTGGTTGGGCGATGATTGTAAGATTCCCGATCGTTTGCAAGAG from Longimicrobium sp. encodes the following:
- a CDS encoding acyl-CoA dehydrogenase; amino-acid sequence: MATVDLATGGAPLTVLSEDEQMFRDLVRGFAEESVRPLVHEMDEHQKMSTDLIPQFFEMGLMGIEVPEEHGGTGASFFTAALVVEELSRVDASVGVFVDVQNTLVNNAFLRWGSEALKAKYLPQLSAEKVGAYALSEAGSGSDAFALTTKAVKADGGFRVTGRKLWITNGGEAEIFIVFANADPSAGYKGITAFIVEKGFDGFAVGKKEDKLGIRASSTTELILEDVFVPDENVLGEVGKGYKTAIETLNEGRIGIGAQMIGIGQGALDATVKYVQEREQFGKRIADFQGVQFQLAQMATELEAARLMVYNAARLKDAGLPFLQEAAMGKLFSSQVAQKITSTCVDLYGGYGFTREYPVEKFYRDSKIGSIYEGTSNMQLQTIAKGLMK